One stretch of Nycticebus coucang isolate mNycCou1 chromosome 7, mNycCou1.pri, whole genome shotgun sequence DNA includes these proteins:
- the PTPRN gene encoding receptor-type tyrosine-protein phosphatase-like N isoform X2 yields MEIWEGKSHFLLPASMHLEDFFSSLSCLFDRRLCSHLEVCIQDGLFGQCQVGVGQARPLLQVTSPVLQRLQGVLRQLMSQGLSWHDDLTQYVISQEMERIPRLHPTEPRSKDRSGLAPRRPGPAGQPLLQGIPTGSVPAAQQRLPQPPMGGDGAGAGSPLYSLQADLLHPLLEHLLLPPPPPHPALSYEPALLQPYLFHQFGSRDGSRGSNGSPGMVSVNPLPKAEAPAPFSRAASKGMFGDHPGHSYGDFSGPSPAQFFQDSGLLYLAQELPVPSRSRAPRLPEQGGSSWAEDPSEGYEEERPGGHGEKPTSPALRPDSTLQRLAAVLAGYGVEMHQLTPEQLSTLLTLLQLLPKGTGRNLGGIVNIEADIKKTMEGQEQGRDTAEPPPPSPSLPGHPTSNEVRQVPVPGSSKPPKAASPPATPVLLEKKSPLGQSHPTVAGQTSARPSAEEYGYIVTDQKPLGLAAGVKLLEILAEHVHVSSGSFINISVVGPALTFRIRHNEQNLSLADVTQQAGLVKSELEAQTGLQILQTGVGQREEAAAVLPRNTHSSSPMRSVLLTLVALAGVAGLLVALAVALCVRQHARQRDKERLAALGPEGAHGDTTFEYQDLCRQHMATKSLFNRAEGPPEPSRVSSVSSQFSDAAQASPSSHSSTPSWCEEPAQANMDISTGHMILAYMEDHLRNRDRLAKEWQALCAYQAEPNTCTTGQGEGNVKKNRHPDFLPYDHARIKLKVESSPSRSDYINASPIIEHDPRMPAYIATQGPLSHTIADFWQMVWENGCTVIVMLTPLVEDGVKQCDRYWPDEGSSLYHVYEVNLVSEHIWCEDFLVRSFYLKNVQTQETRTLTQFHFLSWPAEGTPASTRPLLDFRRKVNKCYRGRSCPIIVHCSDGAGRTGTYILIDMVLNRMAKGVKEIDIAATLEHVRDQRPGLVRSKDQFEFALTAVAEEVNAILKALPQ; encoded by the exons ATGGAGATTTGGGAAGGGAAGTCCCATTTCCTACTCCCCGCCTCCATGCACCTGGAAGATTTCTTCTCATCACTCA GCTGTCTGTTTGATCGAAGACTCTGCTCTCACCTTGAAGTCTGTATTCAGG ATGGCTTGTTTGGACAGTGCCAAGTGGGTGTGGGGCAGGCCCGGCCCCTTTTGCAAGTCACCTCCCCAGTTCTTCAGCGCTTACAAGGTGTGCTCCGACAACTCATGTCCCAAG GATTGTCTTGGCATGATGATCTCACCCAGTATGTGATCTCCCAGGAGATGGAGCGCATCCCCAGGCTCCACCCCACAGAGCCCCGTTCAAAGGACAG GTCTGGCTTGGCACCCAGGAGACCTGGTCCCGCTGGGCAGCCGCTTTTACAAGGCATTCCCACTGGCTCTGTCCCTGCTGCCCAGCAGCGGCTTCCACAACCACCAATGGGTGGGGATGGAGCTGGGGCTGGCTCCCCCCTGTACTCTCTGCAGGCTGACCTGCTGCACCCGCTCTTGGAGCATCTGCTGCTGCCCCCGccacctccccaccctgccctgagTTATGAACCTGCCTTGTTGCAGCCCTACCTGTTCCACCAG TTTGGCTCCCGTGATGGCTCCCGGGGCTCGAACGGCTCCCCAGGGATGGTCAGTGTCAATCCCCTGCCTAAGGCTGAAGCCCCTGCCCCCTTCAGCAGAGCTGCTTCCAAGGGCATGTTTGGGGACCACCCTGGCCACTCCTACGGGGACTTTTCAGGGCCCTCACCTGCTCAGTTTTTCCAGGACTCAGGGCTGCTCTACCTGGCCCAGGAATTGCCAGTGCCCAGCAGGTCCAGAGCACCAAGACTGCCAGAGCAAGGGGGCAGCAGCTGGGCAGAGGACCCCTCAGAGGGCTATGAGGAGGAACGACCAGGAGGTCATGGGGAGAAACCCACTTCACCAGCTCTGCGGCCAG ATTCAACGCTGCAGAGGCTGGCAGCTGTGCTGGCAGGCTATGGCGTGGAGATGCACCAGCTGACCCCTGAGCAGCTCTCCACCCTCTTGACCCTGCTGCAGTTACTGCCCAAGGGCACAGGAAGAAATTTGG GAGGGATTGTAAATATTGAAGCTGATATCAAGAAA ACAATGGAGGGACAAGAGCAGGGCAGAGACACAGCAGAGCCTCCACCCCCATCGCCCTCCCTGCCTGGACACCCCACCTCTAATGAAGTCCGGCAGGTGCCGGTCCCTGGCTCCTCTAAGCCTCCCAAAGCTGCCAGCCCCCCTGCCACACCTGTCCTTCTGGAGAAGAAGAGTCCGCTGGGCCAGAGCCATCCCACAGTGGCAGGACAGACCTCAGCTCGACCATCTGCAGAGGAGTATGGCTACATCGTCACTGATCAGAA GCCCCTGGGCCTGGCTGCAGGGGTGAAGCTGCTGGAGATCCTGGCTGAGCATGTGCACGTGTCCTCGGGCAGCTTCATCAACATCAG TGTGGTGGGACCAGCCCTCACCTTCCGCATCCGACACAATGAACAGAACCTGTCTTTGGCTGATGTAACCCAGCAAGCAG GGCTGGTGAAGTCTGAACTGGAAGCACAGACAGGGCTCCAGATCTTGCAGACAGGAGTAGGACAG AGAGAAGAGGCAGCTGCTGTTCTTCCTCGAAACACACACAGCAGTTCTCCCATGCGCTCAGTTCTGCTAACTCTGGTGGCCCTGGCAGGTGTGGCTGGGTTACTGGTGGCTCTGGCGGTGGCTCTGTGTGTGCGGCAGCATGCACGGCAGCGGGACAAGGAGCGCCTGGCAGCCCTGGGGCCTGAGGGGGCCCATGGTGACACTACCTTTGAATACCAG GACCTGTGCCGCCAGCACATGGCCACAAAGTCCCTGTTCAACCGGGCAGAGGGTCCACCAGAGCCTTCGCGGGTGAGCAGTGTGTCCTCCCAATTCAGCGATGCGGCCCAAGCCAGCCCCAGTTCCCACAGCAGCACACCATCCTGGTGTGAGGAGCCTGCCCAGGCCAACATGGACATCTCCACAGGACACATGATTCTG GCATACATGGAGGACCACTTGCGGAACCGGGACCGCCTGGCCAAGGAGTGGCAGGCTCTGTGTGCCTACCAAGCAGAGCCAAACACCTGCACCACTGGACAGGGGGAGGGCAACGTCAAAAAGAACCGCCATCCTGACTTCCTGCCTT ATGACCATGCCCGCATCAAACTGAAAGTGGAGAGCAGCCCTTCTCGGAGCGATTACATCAACGCCAGCCCCATT ATTGAGCACGACCCTCGGATGCCAGCCTACATAGCCACTCAGGGCCCACTGTCCCATACCATCGCAGACTTCTGGCAG ATGGTGTGGGAGAATGGCTGTACTGTCATTGTCATGCTGACCCCACTGGTGGAGGATGGTGTCAAGCAGTGTGACCGCTACTGGCCAGATGAGGGCTCCTCTCTCTACCATGTATATGAG GTGAACCTGGTGTCGGAGCACATCTGGTGCGAGGACTTCCTGGTGCGCAGCTTCTACCTGAAGAACGTGCAGACGCAAGAGACGCGCACGCTCACGCAGTTCCACTTCCTCAGCTGGCCCGCAGAGGGCACCCCGGCCTCCACCCGCCCCCTGCTGGACTTCCGCAG GAAGGTGAATAAGTGCTACAGGGGCCGCTCCTGCCCCATCATCGTGCACTGCAG TGATGGTGCAGGGAGGACTGGCACTTATATCCTAATTGACATGGTACTGAACCGCATGGCAAAAG GAGTGAAGGAGATTGACATTGCCGCCACACTGGAACATGTCCGTGACCAGCGGCCTGGGCTCGTCCGCTCTAAG GACCAGTTTGAATTTGCCCTGACAGCTGTTGCGGAGGAGGTGAATGCCATCCTCAAGGCCCTACCCCAGTGA
- the PTPRN gene encoding receptor-type tyrosine-protein phosphatase-like N isoform X4, whose protein sequence is MRRPRRPEGLGGSGGLRLLLCLLLLSSRPGGCSAISAHGCLFDRRLCSHLEVCIQDGLFGQCQVGVGQARPLLQVTSPVLQRLQGVLRQLMSQGLSWHDDLTQYVISQEMERIPRLHPTEPRSKDRSGLAPRRPGPAGQPLLQGIPTGSVPAAQQRLPQPPMGGDGAGAGSPLYSLQADLLHPLLEHLLLPPPPPHPALSYEPALLQPYLFHQFGSRDGSRGSNGSPGMDSGLLYLAQELPVPSRSRAPRLPEQGGSSWAEDPSEGYEEERPGGHGEKPTSPALRPVDSTLQRLAAVLAGYGVEMHQLTPEQLSTLLTLLQLLPKGTGRNLGGIVNIEADIKKTMEGQEQGRDTAEPPPPSPSLPGHPTSNEVRQVPVPGSSKPPKAASPPATPVLLEKKSPLGQSHPTVAGQTSARPSAEEYGYIVTDQKPLGLAAGVKLLEILAEHVHVSSGSFINISVVGPALTFRIRHNEQNLSLADVTQQAGLVKSELEAQTGLQILQTGVGQREEAAAVLPRNTHSSSPMRSVLLTLVALAGVAGLLVALAVALCVRQHARQRDKERLAALGPEGAHGDTTFEYQDLCRQHMATKSLFNRAEGPPEPSRVSSVSSQFSDAAQASPSSHSSTPSWCEEPAQANMDISTGHMILAYMEDHLRNRDRLAKEWQALCAYQAEPNTCTTGQGEGNVKKNRHPDFLPYDHARIKLKVESSPSRSDYINASPIIEHDPRMPAYIATQGPLSHTIADFWQMVWENGCTVIVMLTPLVEDGVKQCDRYWPDEGSSLYHVYEVNLVSEHIWCEDFLVRSFYLKNVQTQETRTLTQFHFLSWPAEGTPASTRPLLDFRRKVNKCYRGRSCPIIVHCSDGAGRTGTYILIDMVLNRMAKGVKEIDIAATLEHVRDQRPGLVRSKDQFEFALTAVAEEVNAILKALPQ, encoded by the exons ATGAGGCGCCCGCGGCGGCCTGAGGGTCTCGGGGGATCCGGAGGTCTCCGGCTgctcctctgcctcctgctgCTCAGCAGCCGCCCAGGGGGTTGCAGCGCCATTAGTGCCCACG GCTGTCTGTTTGATCGAAGACTCTGCTCTCACCTTGAAGTCTGTATTCAGG ATGGCTTGTTTGGACAGTGCCAAGTGGGTGTGGGGCAGGCCCGGCCCCTTTTGCAAGTCACCTCCCCAGTTCTTCAGCGCTTACAAGGTGTGCTCCGACAACTCATGTCCCAAG GATTGTCTTGGCATGATGATCTCACCCAGTATGTGATCTCCCAGGAGATGGAGCGCATCCCCAGGCTCCACCCCACAGAGCCCCGTTCAAAGGACAG GTCTGGCTTGGCACCCAGGAGACCTGGTCCCGCTGGGCAGCCGCTTTTACAAGGCATTCCCACTGGCTCTGTCCCTGCTGCCCAGCAGCGGCTTCCACAACCACCAATGGGTGGGGATGGAGCTGGGGCTGGCTCCCCCCTGTACTCTCTGCAGGCTGACCTGCTGCACCCGCTCTTGGAGCATCTGCTGCTGCCCCCGccacctccccaccctgccctgagTTATGAACCTGCCTTGTTGCAGCCCTACCTGTTCCACCAG TTTGGCTCCCGTGATGGCTCCCGGGGCTCGAACGGCTCCCCAGGGATG GACTCAGGGCTGCTCTACCTGGCCCAGGAATTGCCAGTGCCCAGCAGGTCCAGAGCACCAAGACTGCCAGAGCAAGGGGGCAGCAGCTGGGCAGAGGACCCCTCAGAGGGCTATGAGGAGGAACGACCAGGAGGTCATGGGGAGAAACCCACTTCACCAGCTCTGCGGCCAG TAGATTCAACGCTGCAGAGGCTGGCAGCTGTGCTGGCAGGCTATGGCGTGGAGATGCACCAGCTGACCCCTGAGCAGCTCTCCACCCTCTTGACCCTGCTGCAGTTACTGCCCAAGGGCACAGGAAGAAATTTGG GAGGGATTGTAAATATTGAAGCTGATATCAAGAAA ACAATGGAGGGACAAGAGCAGGGCAGAGACACAGCAGAGCCTCCACCCCCATCGCCCTCCCTGCCTGGACACCCCACCTCTAATGAAGTCCGGCAGGTGCCGGTCCCTGGCTCCTCTAAGCCTCCCAAAGCTGCCAGCCCCCCTGCCACACCTGTCCTTCTGGAGAAGAAGAGTCCGCTGGGCCAGAGCCATCCCACAGTGGCAGGACAGACCTCAGCTCGACCATCTGCAGAGGAGTATGGCTACATCGTCACTGATCAGAA GCCCCTGGGCCTGGCTGCAGGGGTGAAGCTGCTGGAGATCCTGGCTGAGCATGTGCACGTGTCCTCGGGCAGCTTCATCAACATCAG TGTGGTGGGACCAGCCCTCACCTTCCGCATCCGACACAATGAACAGAACCTGTCTTTGGCTGATGTAACCCAGCAAGCAG GGCTGGTGAAGTCTGAACTGGAAGCACAGACAGGGCTCCAGATCTTGCAGACAGGAGTAGGACAG AGAGAAGAGGCAGCTGCTGTTCTTCCTCGAAACACACACAGCAGTTCTCCCATGCGCTCAGTTCTGCTAACTCTGGTGGCCCTGGCAGGTGTGGCTGGGTTACTGGTGGCTCTGGCGGTGGCTCTGTGTGTGCGGCAGCATGCACGGCAGCGGGACAAGGAGCGCCTGGCAGCCCTGGGGCCTGAGGGGGCCCATGGTGACACTACCTTTGAATACCAG GACCTGTGCCGCCAGCACATGGCCACAAAGTCCCTGTTCAACCGGGCAGAGGGTCCACCAGAGCCTTCGCGGGTGAGCAGTGTGTCCTCCCAATTCAGCGATGCGGCCCAAGCCAGCCCCAGTTCCCACAGCAGCACACCATCCTGGTGTGAGGAGCCTGCCCAGGCCAACATGGACATCTCCACAGGACACATGATTCTG GCATACATGGAGGACCACTTGCGGAACCGGGACCGCCTGGCCAAGGAGTGGCAGGCTCTGTGTGCCTACCAAGCAGAGCCAAACACCTGCACCACTGGACAGGGGGAGGGCAACGTCAAAAAGAACCGCCATCCTGACTTCCTGCCTT ATGACCATGCCCGCATCAAACTGAAAGTGGAGAGCAGCCCTTCTCGGAGCGATTACATCAACGCCAGCCCCATT ATTGAGCACGACCCTCGGATGCCAGCCTACATAGCCACTCAGGGCCCACTGTCCCATACCATCGCAGACTTCTGGCAG ATGGTGTGGGAGAATGGCTGTACTGTCATTGTCATGCTGACCCCACTGGTGGAGGATGGTGTCAAGCAGTGTGACCGCTACTGGCCAGATGAGGGCTCCTCTCTCTACCATGTATATGAG GTGAACCTGGTGTCGGAGCACATCTGGTGCGAGGACTTCCTGGTGCGCAGCTTCTACCTGAAGAACGTGCAGACGCAAGAGACGCGCACGCTCACGCAGTTCCACTTCCTCAGCTGGCCCGCAGAGGGCACCCCGGCCTCCACCCGCCCCCTGCTGGACTTCCGCAG GAAGGTGAATAAGTGCTACAGGGGCCGCTCCTGCCCCATCATCGTGCACTGCAG TGATGGTGCAGGGAGGACTGGCACTTATATCCTAATTGACATGGTACTGAACCGCATGGCAAAAG GAGTGAAGGAGATTGACATTGCCGCCACACTGGAACATGTCCGTGACCAGCGGCCTGGGCTCGTCCGCTCTAAG GACCAGTTTGAATTTGCCCTGACAGCTGTTGCGGAGGAGGTGAATGCCATCCTCAAGGCCCTACCCCAGTGA
- the PTPRN gene encoding receptor-type tyrosine-protein phosphatase-like N isoform X1, which translates to MRRPRRPEGLGGSGGLRLLLCLLLLSSRPGGCSAISAHGCLFDRRLCSHLEVCIQDGLFGQCQVGVGQARPLLQVTSPVLQRLQGVLRQLMSQGLSWHDDLTQYVISQEMERIPRLHPTEPRSKDRSGLAPRRPGPAGQPLLQGIPTGSVPAAQQRLPQPPMGGDGAGAGSPLYSLQADLLHPLLEHLLLPPPPPHPALSYEPALLQPYLFHQFGSRDGSRGSNGSPGMVSVNPLPKAEAPAPFSRAASKGMFGDHPGHSYGDFSGPSPAQFFQDSGLLYLAQELPVPSRSRAPRLPEQGGSSWAEDPSEGYEEERPGGHGEKPTSPALRPDSTLQRLAAVLAGYGVEMHQLTPEQLSTLLTLLQLLPKGTGRNLGGIVNIEADIKKTMEGQEQGRDTAEPPPPSPSLPGHPTSNEVRQVPVPGSSKPPKAASPPATPVLLEKKSPLGQSHPTVAGQTSARPSAEEYGYIVTDQKPLGLAAGVKLLEILAEHVHVSSGSFINISVVGPALTFRIRHNEQNLSLADVTQQAGLVKSELEAQTGLQILQTGVGQREEAAAVLPRNTHSSSPMRSVLLTLVALAGVAGLLVALAVALCVRQHARQRDKERLAALGPEGAHGDTTFEYQDLCRQHMATKSLFNRAEGPPEPSRVSSVSSQFSDAAQASPSSHSSTPSWCEEPAQANMDISTGHMILAYMEDHLRNRDRLAKEWQALCAYQAEPNTCTTGQGEGNVKKNRHPDFLPYDHARIKLKVESSPSRSDYINASPIIEHDPRMPAYIATQGPLSHTIADFWQMVWENGCTVIVMLTPLVEDGVKQCDRYWPDEGSSLYHVYEVNLVSEHIWCEDFLVRSFYLKNVQTQETRTLTQFHFLSWPAEGTPASTRPLLDFRRKVNKCYRGRSCPIIVHCSDGAGRTGTYILIDMVLNRMAKGVKEIDIAATLEHVRDQRPGLVRSKDQFEFALTAVAEEVNAILKALPQ; encoded by the exons ATGAGGCGCCCGCGGCGGCCTGAGGGTCTCGGGGGATCCGGAGGTCTCCGGCTgctcctctgcctcctgctgCTCAGCAGCCGCCCAGGGGGTTGCAGCGCCATTAGTGCCCACG GCTGTCTGTTTGATCGAAGACTCTGCTCTCACCTTGAAGTCTGTATTCAGG ATGGCTTGTTTGGACAGTGCCAAGTGGGTGTGGGGCAGGCCCGGCCCCTTTTGCAAGTCACCTCCCCAGTTCTTCAGCGCTTACAAGGTGTGCTCCGACAACTCATGTCCCAAG GATTGTCTTGGCATGATGATCTCACCCAGTATGTGATCTCCCAGGAGATGGAGCGCATCCCCAGGCTCCACCCCACAGAGCCCCGTTCAAAGGACAG GTCTGGCTTGGCACCCAGGAGACCTGGTCCCGCTGGGCAGCCGCTTTTACAAGGCATTCCCACTGGCTCTGTCCCTGCTGCCCAGCAGCGGCTTCCACAACCACCAATGGGTGGGGATGGAGCTGGGGCTGGCTCCCCCCTGTACTCTCTGCAGGCTGACCTGCTGCACCCGCTCTTGGAGCATCTGCTGCTGCCCCCGccacctccccaccctgccctgagTTATGAACCTGCCTTGTTGCAGCCCTACCTGTTCCACCAG TTTGGCTCCCGTGATGGCTCCCGGGGCTCGAACGGCTCCCCAGGGATGGTCAGTGTCAATCCCCTGCCTAAGGCTGAAGCCCCTGCCCCCTTCAGCAGAGCTGCTTCCAAGGGCATGTTTGGGGACCACCCTGGCCACTCCTACGGGGACTTTTCAGGGCCCTCACCTGCTCAGTTTTTCCAGGACTCAGGGCTGCTCTACCTGGCCCAGGAATTGCCAGTGCCCAGCAGGTCCAGAGCACCAAGACTGCCAGAGCAAGGGGGCAGCAGCTGGGCAGAGGACCCCTCAGAGGGCTATGAGGAGGAACGACCAGGAGGTCATGGGGAGAAACCCACTTCACCAGCTCTGCGGCCAG ATTCAACGCTGCAGAGGCTGGCAGCTGTGCTGGCAGGCTATGGCGTGGAGATGCACCAGCTGACCCCTGAGCAGCTCTCCACCCTCTTGACCCTGCTGCAGTTACTGCCCAAGGGCACAGGAAGAAATTTGG GAGGGATTGTAAATATTGAAGCTGATATCAAGAAA ACAATGGAGGGACAAGAGCAGGGCAGAGACACAGCAGAGCCTCCACCCCCATCGCCCTCCCTGCCTGGACACCCCACCTCTAATGAAGTCCGGCAGGTGCCGGTCCCTGGCTCCTCTAAGCCTCCCAAAGCTGCCAGCCCCCCTGCCACACCTGTCCTTCTGGAGAAGAAGAGTCCGCTGGGCCAGAGCCATCCCACAGTGGCAGGACAGACCTCAGCTCGACCATCTGCAGAGGAGTATGGCTACATCGTCACTGATCAGAA GCCCCTGGGCCTGGCTGCAGGGGTGAAGCTGCTGGAGATCCTGGCTGAGCATGTGCACGTGTCCTCGGGCAGCTTCATCAACATCAG TGTGGTGGGACCAGCCCTCACCTTCCGCATCCGACACAATGAACAGAACCTGTCTTTGGCTGATGTAACCCAGCAAGCAG GGCTGGTGAAGTCTGAACTGGAAGCACAGACAGGGCTCCAGATCTTGCAGACAGGAGTAGGACAG AGAGAAGAGGCAGCTGCTGTTCTTCCTCGAAACACACACAGCAGTTCTCCCATGCGCTCAGTTCTGCTAACTCTGGTGGCCCTGGCAGGTGTGGCTGGGTTACTGGTGGCTCTGGCGGTGGCTCTGTGTGTGCGGCAGCATGCACGGCAGCGGGACAAGGAGCGCCTGGCAGCCCTGGGGCCTGAGGGGGCCCATGGTGACACTACCTTTGAATACCAG GACCTGTGCCGCCAGCACATGGCCACAAAGTCCCTGTTCAACCGGGCAGAGGGTCCACCAGAGCCTTCGCGGGTGAGCAGTGTGTCCTCCCAATTCAGCGATGCGGCCCAAGCCAGCCCCAGTTCCCACAGCAGCACACCATCCTGGTGTGAGGAGCCTGCCCAGGCCAACATGGACATCTCCACAGGACACATGATTCTG GCATACATGGAGGACCACTTGCGGAACCGGGACCGCCTGGCCAAGGAGTGGCAGGCTCTGTGTGCCTACCAAGCAGAGCCAAACACCTGCACCACTGGACAGGGGGAGGGCAACGTCAAAAAGAACCGCCATCCTGACTTCCTGCCTT ATGACCATGCCCGCATCAAACTGAAAGTGGAGAGCAGCCCTTCTCGGAGCGATTACATCAACGCCAGCCCCATT ATTGAGCACGACCCTCGGATGCCAGCCTACATAGCCACTCAGGGCCCACTGTCCCATACCATCGCAGACTTCTGGCAG ATGGTGTGGGAGAATGGCTGTACTGTCATTGTCATGCTGACCCCACTGGTGGAGGATGGTGTCAAGCAGTGTGACCGCTACTGGCCAGATGAGGGCTCCTCTCTCTACCATGTATATGAG GTGAACCTGGTGTCGGAGCACATCTGGTGCGAGGACTTCCTGGTGCGCAGCTTCTACCTGAAGAACGTGCAGACGCAAGAGACGCGCACGCTCACGCAGTTCCACTTCCTCAGCTGGCCCGCAGAGGGCACCCCGGCCTCCACCCGCCCCCTGCTGGACTTCCGCAG GAAGGTGAATAAGTGCTACAGGGGCCGCTCCTGCCCCATCATCGTGCACTGCAG TGATGGTGCAGGGAGGACTGGCACTTATATCCTAATTGACATGGTACTGAACCGCATGGCAAAAG GAGTGAAGGAGATTGACATTGCCGCCACACTGGAACATGTCCGTGACCAGCGGCCTGGGCTCGTCCGCTCTAAG GACCAGTTTGAATTTGCCCTGACAGCTGTTGCGGAGGAGGTGAATGCCATCCTCAAGGCCCTACCCCAGTGA